CCAACTCGCGGATCAGGATGGCCTTCAGTTCTTCCACGGGAGGCACATGCCCCAGTTCCCGCCGGATGGTGGTCAGATTGTCCTTGAGCGTCTTGAACACTTTGTCGCGGAACTTCTCGTCGGGGACTCGGAGCACGCGGGCCATCATCTCGTGGTTGAAGTCCAGGATCAGGTTGCCCACCAGCACGGTGGAGCCGGCGATTTCCGCCGCGCCGTTGCCCGAAATCTTGCGCCCGCCCACGATGATGTCGTTCACGGGCTTGTACTCGGCGGGGATGCCGATGGCCTGATAGGTGCGCACCACGGGCGCCAACAGGCGGCGGTAGATGGCTTCCTTATCCCCCTGCGCGGCTGGATGCGCGGCGGGCACCACGATTTGGTAGAACAGTTGGTCGCCGTCCAAGTACACCGCGCCGCCGCCCACCTCGCGCCGAAACACGGGGATTCCGCGCTCGCGGCAGAAGTCCAAATCCACTTCCTGCGCCGCGTCCTGGTGATAGCCGATGCACACGTAGGGCGTGGCGGGCGCAAGCAGGATCACGCCCCCCCCCCCCCCCCCCCGGCGCGCGGGGGTGCAGTGGTGGGGGTGGGGCCAGGGCACTACGCCCAGGTCATATACATGCACGTCTGCCTCCTACAGATTCCCGCGGATAAGGGCCGATGGCCTTTAGCCCCTAGCCTGCGAGGCGATGCGTGCCGCCCAAAGCCAAAGGCGAAAGGCCAACGGCCAACGGCTAACGGCCAAATGCTAGAGGCCAGAAGCCCAAGGCCAATGCCCTCTACTTCCCGTACTTGGCCATCTCGGCCCGCATGAAGTCGGCGAATTCGGGCGAAGTCGGCTTCATCAGGTTGGCCAGTTCGGCCTCCAGGTTGGACGGGCGAATCTTCACCAGCCACCCTTTGCCGTAGGGGTCTCTGTTGATGAGGTTGCTTTCCCATTCCAGTTCGGCGTTGGCCTCGGCCACCTTGCCGCTGACCACGGCCTTGATGCGGCCCACCCACTTGCCCGACTCCATGGACATGAAGGGCTTGCCCTGTTCCAAGTCGCGGCCCTGGCGCGGGGGTTCGGTGTACAGAATCTCGCCTGCGATGTCCTGTGCAAAGTCTGACAGGCCCTGCACCACCAGCCCGTCCTCCTGCACCATCGCCCAGTTGTGATCGCGGTCGTAGTAGCGGTCTTCGGGGAATTCGTACTTGCCGATCTTCACGGTGAATCCTCCTTCTCTGCCCGTGTGGGGCCTACTGCATCGCCTGCCAGATGAGTTCGGTAACGTCCAGGATGCGCATTCGCACCTTCTCGCGTCGGGCAGCGGCGGCGAGCGTCCGCTTGCACTGCTGGCACGCGGAGACGAGGTACTCCGCGCCTGTGGCCTGGGCCTGGGCGAGTCGCCGTTTGGCCACCGCAGCGGTGAGTTCGGCGTTGGCCATCTCGGCGTCGCCGCCCCCGCCACAGCACAGCGCGCGCTCATGATGATCCTGCATCTCCACCAGCGCGACGCCTGGAATCGCACGCATCGCGCGGCGCGGGGCCTCGTAGATGCCGCTGGTGCGCCCCAAATCGCACGGGTCGTGATAGGTAACCTTCGCGTCCAGTCCCTTCAGTGCCAGCGCGCCGCTGGTCGCCCACTCGTCCAGCATCTCCGTGGCGTGCACCACCTCAAACCCCAGCGGCCGGCCCAGCCAGCGCGGGTATTCGTGCCTCCACGTGTGGTAGCACGACGGGCACGTGGTAACCAGGCGCTTCGCCCCTGTGGTCTGGACGGCCTGGATGTTGTGCCGCGCCAATTCCAGGGCCGCGTCGCCCATGCCCGCGATGTGCAGCGGGAAGCCGCAGCACCACTCGTCGCCGCCCAGCACGGCGAACCGCGTGCCCGTGCGCGCGAGGATGCCGGTGAACGCCTGCGGCACGCCGTACACGGCGGGGTAGAACGACGACACGCACCCGACGAAGTACACCACGTCGGCGTCGCGACGGCCCACAATGTCGCCCAGGGGCGTGTCCAGGTTCTCGCTCCAGACCATGCGCTGGGCGTTGTCCTCGCCGAGGATGTTGTATTTCTCGCCGAGCGTGGCCCGCAGGGTGTCAAACAGCGTCGGGTGCGCGCCCTGGGCAACCATCTCCTCGCGCATGGCGATCCAGATGTCGCGCGTGTCAATGTGGATGGGGCAGACCGCCATGCACCGCGCGCACAGGGTGCAGTCGTATGCGCCCCGCGCGAACAGGCGGATATCCGAATCCGTCGGGGGGCGGTGCCCAAACAGGCGGGCCAGAAGCCCGCCGCGCAGGCCCTTGGCGTAGGAGCGGAACCGCGTCAACTTGTACAGCGGCGTGATCTCGTCGCGCTGGGCCTCGGTGAACGTCGGGCACCACTTCACGCACTCGCCGCAGCGGGTGCAGGCGTCCATCTGAATCCACTGCCAAGCGCCGAAGCGCGAGAGGTCCAGTCGGGTCATCGCGCAGCCTCCCCGCGCCGAAGCGCGTTGACCGTTGCCACTATCGGCCCGACGAGGACGTGGAAGAACTTGCTGTAGGGCATGTACACCAGGAGCGCCATGAACGGCAGGACGTGCACGAAGAACAGGGCGAAGTGCCACGCCTCCCACGGGAGCGCCAAGGGGCGCAGCGCCTGGGCGAGCGGGTAGCCGATAAACGAGAGGCTCCCCGCTGCGGGCGCCGTCCCCTCGGCCAGGAACCGCACCGCCTCCAGGGGGTAGCCCGTCAGCAAGCCGACGCCCAGCAGGGCCAGCACCCACGTGTCGTCGGCTTCCGTCCGCAACTGCGCGGGGCGCAGCGCGTACCGTCGTACCAGGATCGCGACCAGACCGACGATGAGCGGCAGCCCCAAAATCTCGTTGAGCAGCGCCATGATGGGCGTGTCCTTGTCCACCACCGCCAGTACGAACGGCGTCGCCACCCCGAATCCCCGATGCAGGATTTCCTCAAAGAACCCTGTGAACATGCTCAAGGCGAACAGGAGCAGGAAGCCGATGGAGAACAGGGTGTGCGCGGCCCATCGCCACTTGCTCTCGCGAAGCAGGGCGCGGTGGAACAGCCCGTCGGCGAGGAGCGCGCCCAGGACACGCCGAGCGCCCAGGCCATCGGGCGAGGCTTCGGCGGGCGTGCGCCTCCGCCCAGCCCGATAGATGGACACGTTGGCGGCCA
This sequence is a window from Chloroflexota bacterium. Protein-coding genes within it:
- a CDS encoding (Fe-S)-binding protein, with translation MTRLDLSRFGAWQWIQMDACTRCGECVKWCPTFTEAQRDEITPLYKLTRFRSYAKGLRGGLLARLFGHRPPTDSDIRLFARGAYDCTLCARCMAVCPIHIDTRDIWIAMREEMVAQGAHPTLFDTLRATLGEKYNILGEDNAQRMVWSENLDTPLGDIVGRRDADVVYFVGCVSSFYPAVYGVPQAFTGILARTGTRFAVLGGDEWCCGFPLHIAGMGDAALELARHNIQAVQTTGAKRLVTTCPSCYHTWRHEYPRWLGRPLGFEVVHATEMLDEWATSGALALKGLDAKVTYHDPCDLGRTSGIYEAPRRAMRAIPGVALVEMQDHHERALCCGGGGDAEMANAELTAAVAKRRLAQAQATGAEYLVSACQQCKRTLAAAARREKVRMRILDVTELIWQAMQ
- a CDS encoding respiratory nitrate reductase subunit gamma gives rise to the protein MDRLTIFWILIAATVALFLWGLAANVSIYRAGRRRTPAEASPDGLGARRVLGALLADGLFHRALLRESKWRWAAHTLFSIGFLLLFALSMFTGFFEEILHRGFGVATPFVLAVVDKDTPIMALLNEILGLPLIVGLVAILVRRYALRPAQLRTEADDTWVLALLGVGLLTGYPLEAVRFLAEGTAPAAGSLSFIGYPLAQALRPLALPWEAWHFALFFVHVLPFMALLVYMPYSKFFHVLVGPIVATVNALRRGEAAR
- a CDS encoding lipoate--protein ligase family protein, whose amino-acid sequence is MILLAPATPYVCIGYHQDAAQEVDLDFCRERGIPVFRREVGGGAVYLDGDQLFYQIVVPAAHPAAQGDKEAIYRRLLAPVVRTYQAIGIPAEYKPVNDIIVGGRKISGNGAAEIAGSTVLVGNLILDFNHEMMARVLRVPDEKFRDKVFKTLKDNLTTIRRELGHVPPVEELKAILIRELESALGPLEPAALPAEVYRMADELAPRMTSAEWLAGRARRGGGRDVKIQAGVHVVQRAYKARGGLIRAVMVVRDGRIAELELSGDFFFYPAESLADLEQALVGVSPEHVEAAVAEFYATRAIQSPGLAPADFAEALKPAV
- a CDS encoding glycine cleavage system protein H: MKIGKYEFPEDRYYDRDHNWAMVQEDGLVVQGLSDFAQDIAGEILYTEPPRQGRDLEQGKPFMSMESGKWVGRIKAVVSGKVAEANAELEWESNLINRDPYGKGWLVKIRPSNLEAELANLMKPTSPEFADFMRAEMAKYGK